One region of Mucilaginibacter sp. 14171R-50 genomic DNA includes:
- a CDS encoding phage tail protein: MEPYLGEIKIFAGSFAPSGWFFCDGTTLAISQYSALFSLLGTTYGGDGMQTFNLPDLRGRTPIHAGNGQGRGVSKYVQGQIGGVENVTLTVQQMPAHTHVINAVSTDGTALTPTGAYPATSPGDPLTGAGVNIYSTATPDVTMNNGTLTPAGGSQPVNVVTPYLGINYIIAWQGIYPSRP; this comes from the coding sequence ATGGAACCTTATTTAGGAGAAATTAAAATTTTTGCGGGCAGCTTTGCACCCAGCGGTTGGTTTTTTTGCGATGGCACCACTCTTGCCATCAGTCAGTACAGCGCTTTATTTTCCTTATTAGGTACAACCTACGGGGGCGATGGCATGCAAACCTTTAACTTGCCGGATCTTCGCGGCCGTACACCTATCCACGCGGGCAACGGGCAGGGCAGGGGCGTATCAAAGTATGTGCAAGGGCAAATAGGCGGTGTCGAAAATGTTACTTTAACAGTGCAGCAAATGCCGGCGCACACGCACGTAATTAACGCCGTATCTACCGACGGGACGGCGTTGACACCAACAGGGGCATATCCGGCTACAAGCCCGGGCGATCCGCTTACAGGCGCGGGTGTAAATATTTACTCCACAGCAACACCCGATGTAACCATGAATAATGGTACGTTAACACCTGCAGGTGGCAGCCAGCCGGTAAACGTAGTAACGCCATATTTAGGTATAAATTACATCATAGCCTGGCAGGGTATTTATCCTTCGAGACCATAA
- a CDS encoding methionyl-tRNA formyltransferase, translated as MKVGIVSNSKICLPLLSYLSSIKAGVMLYFGSSLPGDVSVNEMAGFCRKNNIPFYAEVDKKELYSWQQINEPDVIFISGYAHKIAVKELSGVPKGMFNIHFGRLPHYRGPSPVFWQLKNGEAQLGLAIHQLTDKLDSGAVVWEQNIKNEEYHTYSYINQAFSQLQVQGVSQILTTLYNRQTITYKIQAETEARYYKKPQLADVMINWDTMDAKGILNLIKACTAWNNGASALINGYELKILDAEAASTEADNIPGTITIANNKFTVACINKQALNINYFNINNTCIPARHAGFYGLKTGQKFINKI; from the coding sequence ATGAAAGTTGGCATCGTATCAAACTCAAAAATATGCTTGCCCCTGCTTTCGTACCTAAGCAGTATAAAAGCAGGGGTTATGCTATACTTCGGCAGTTCGTTGCCTGGTGATGTCAGCGTAAACGAAATGGCCGGCTTTTGCCGAAAGAACAACATACCGTTTTATGCCGAGGTGGATAAAAAGGAACTGTACAGCTGGCAGCAAATAAATGAACCGGATGTGATATTCATCTCCGGGTATGCGCATAAAATAGCTGTTAAAGAACTGAGCGGTGTGCCAAAGGGAATGTTTAACATACACTTCGGCCGGCTACCGCATTACAGGGGGCCTTCGCCGGTTTTTTGGCAGTTAAAAAACGGCGAGGCACAATTGGGATTAGCCATACACCAATTAACCGATAAGCTGGATAGCGGGGCGGTTGTTTGGGAGCAAAATATTAAAAACGAGGAATACCATACCTACAGTTATATAAACCAGGCGTTTAGCCAGCTACAGGTGCAGGGAGTATCGCAAATACTTACTACACTATACAACAGGCAAACGATAACCTATAAGATACAAGCCGAAACCGAAGCCCGCTATTACAAAAAGCCGCAGCTGGCTGATGTAATGATAAACTGGGACACAATGGATGCGAAAGGGATACTTAACCTGATAAAAGCCTGCACAGCCTGGAACAACGGTGCAAGCGCTTTAATAAACGGTTACGAACTGAAGATTTTAGATGCCGAAGCCGCTTCAACAGAAGCCGATAACATACCCGGAACCATTACGATAGCAAATAACAAGTTTACTGTAGCCTGCATTAATAAGCAGGCTTTAAACATAAACTATTTTAATATAAACAACACTTGTATACCGGCCCGGCATGCAGGTTTTTATGGTTTAAAAACTGGGCAAAAATTTATTAACAAAATTTAA
- a CDS encoding cadherin-like beta sandwich domain-containing protein, whose translation MNKLLPQLKQSLKTRKFSISMALMLFISLIATNVSKAQIYYVTNDAAPTSTASGDAIVRMGYDGSSATVLASSITNSPNLLQIDYANNRAFVYEGYQPDPIPNPNNLAIKVINLTNGTVIRSIPLAVLGRATSLKYDPVNDYIYYVTGDPLSADAANATSNDALIRVKPDGTGSTILASGFCKNPAFLALNIANNEIYIYQNLYADPRIYVRNLSGGAVRDFGTTKPAAPYIGVDMAYDNINNYIYYLTSDNSDAVSPKDALKRINIDGTGETTIASSIGGGLAYAMTVDPGHNKAYFFDKATGANRGINSVDLTTGSVSLVNSIASPTLIPGLAVANLPVITTTGISSYSGFSATMGGSVTRSDASVTERGVVYSSTNTVPTIGASGVTKAANGTGTGSFSASVSGLSAATTYYVRAYATSGAGTAYGGVNSFTTFSNDATLSGLSTSAGTLTPAFSSATVSYTASVSNATSTITVTPAKTDANASIKVNGTSVSSGSASGAISLNVGDNVITTVVTAADGATTKTYTITVTRAKAAQTITFASAASKTYGDADFAPGATASSGLTVSYSSDNAAVATIVSGQIHIVGQGTANITASQGGDGSYLPATNAVQTLTVNKSAVTVTANAGQTKVYGNADPTYAYTVTSGTVKSGDSFSGTLSRTAGENVGAYPITQGTLALSNNYTLTFVSNDFAITKRAITITPTTQTKVYGNADPASFTYTIGGLGLANGDGMTGLFERPAGENVGVYTLGIGAKHPVNVNNGADQSANYDITFVSNTLTITKRPLTIAPLPVTKVYGQSDFAVGAPYALNGTSVAPGEGMTGRFGRDNTSENVGVYALTLGSKHPVDVNTGEDRSSNYDISFISNTFTITAKSLAVNVYSQTKTYGDADPTLTYTSAPLEFSDTFTGALTREAGEDIGTYAINQGTLALSSNYNIIFVGANLTIGAKTINVTANAQTKTYGDADPALTYTADALAAGDSFTGGLTRDAGENAGVYAITQGTLALSSNYTLNYTGANLSINKGTLTYVATPASRPYQNPDPTFTGTVTGFVNGDDQASATSGTLSFSTTATQSSPVGSYPIAGAGLSAANYDFVQAAANSTAFTITASINATLSALTTDQGTLSPAFNSTDLNYSASVDNTVTSFNFSATTSNPDATVVVNGQPYTSGTTKNIALNTGGNYIIINVTAQDGTTVKGYSLNIFRAYSTNNQLASLTLNGVTYSPSFNTNTLNYTASVANLVASTDVTATAADNTAKVLVNGYDLAQSSPVTVSLNVGETVVGIVVKAENGDDRVYKVIVTRDKSADATLASIGNSSVTLNTPFISALHSYTATVASNISSLNFLPIASSDKATIKINDQSLNTALGNNVNLAFGANTIVFDITAEDGTHTGSYTLNVYRARSSDATLTNLSFPSITSLNETFDPAVYSYTATVADSTYTGIPLTAVSADVNAVVKIDGTVVPRFQNYTLPVHGGPNTYKIVVTSQDTSAVKTYTLVLTRAGTPPPVLSPVAELAAITITGGTGFSKNFNLSYDELTTVNAPNSVTAVAILPVSANSVSTVTVNGQTVPYDNFTGQLPLAVGDNTYTIIVTSQDGANTKTYTLHINRLPYADITLASLTINKGTLTPAFAPGTKTYTVTVPNIVNELTVTPVASSNTATIAIGATTINASTPSATVSLPFINNPANRIRVVVTAADGVNTQTYTLNVTRELSAVTAASFVLTPSSKLVASTGAANVNYVTSVDPATTSVSIKPTLVDADGMVTINGNPVTSGTASAPITLSGTATLINIVVTAPNGSTVKTYGITVNRMGSNNSTIDLKLTPASKLIATTGTSTVNYVTSVDPATTSVTVTPVAQNAGAVIMINGEQVNSGTPSGAIPLNGGTTVINTVVTSQDGTSVKTYSVTVNRTGSNNAIATLKINPLSTLTLVDGPSTQNYITSVDPGTTSVTVTPTAQNAGATITVNGAIVVSGMASDPIALSGVSTTINTIVTAQDGTTIKTYSITVNRTGSTNAFASLKLDPASPLVSADGPGTVNYTTTVTPTTSSVKVTTATQEPNATIKVNGVSQISGVPSAPIPLNVGVNTIETVVTAQDGVTARSYIITATRPRSNNAIASLKLTPASSLVAATGTSTVNYAAFVAPSTTSVIITPTAEDANATIKVNGVSVVSGSPSAPIALNAGATLITTVVTADDGTTVRSYSITVNRTGSNNAIVKLKLTPASTLITTTGVSTVNYNAMVAPDITSVNVTPVAQDPTATITINGVNVATGTASAAIPLNDGPTLINTVVTAQDGVTIKTYSITVYRTGSNNAILSSIRLSPNKLLTATTGSATVNYSANVDFGTTSIAVVPVAQQADATIDVAGELVASGATSTPIALSVGANTILTTVTAQDGSTVKTYAITVNRAPNTFMVNKADSKLLFANNSGNNLTLADDDGVVVHQGVSPNGDGSNDFLYIEGIDAYAGNKLSIMNTSGSLVFQASNYGKDGNNVFDGHSNKTGAQLKPGTYYYSLEYKVGNDNKRKTGYIILKY comes from the coding sequence ATGAACAAACTTTTACCCCAGTTGAAGCAATCTTTAAAGACGAGAAAGTTCTCGATCTCGATGGCATTAATGCTGTTTATTTCGCTGATTGCCACCAATGTTAGTAAAGCACAGATATATTACGTTACCAATGATGCCGCGCCCACCAGTACAGCCAGCGGTGACGCTATTGTACGTATGGGCTACGATGGATCTAGCGCTACCGTACTTGCGTCAAGCATCACTAACTCGCCCAATTTATTGCAGATAGACTATGCAAATAACAGGGCTTTTGTTTATGAAGGATATCAGCCTGATCCTATACCGAACCCTAATAATTTGGCAATTAAGGTTATAAACTTAACTAACGGAACAGTGATCAGGTCAATACCTTTAGCGGTATTGGGGCGAGCGACATCACTTAAGTACGACCCGGTAAACGATTATATATATTATGTAACAGGAGATCCGTTAAGTGCAGACGCCGCTAACGCAACATCTAACGACGCGCTGATAAGGGTAAAACCTGATGGAACTGGATCGACAATATTAGCTTCCGGATTTTGTAAAAACCCGGCCTTTTTAGCGCTTAATATAGCGAATAACGAAATATATATTTATCAAAACTTATACGCCGACCCACGAATTTACGTGCGAAACCTCTCTGGCGGCGCTGTTCGTGACTTTGGCACTACTAAACCGGCAGCGCCTTATATAGGTGTAGACATGGCTTATGATAATATTAATAATTATATTTATTACTTAACGAGTGATAATAGTGACGCCGTTTCCCCTAAAGACGCCCTTAAACGCATTAATATTGATGGTACCGGCGAAACTACTATTGCATCAAGTATTGGTGGTGGCTTAGCATACGCTATGACTGTTGATCCGGGACACAATAAAGCCTATTTTTTTGACAAAGCAACCGGAGCTAACCGTGGTATTAACTCGGTTGATTTAACCACCGGTAGCGTATCGTTAGTTAACTCCATAGCTTCACCTACACTCATTCCGGGACTTGCGGTTGCAAATCTGCCCGTTATTACCACCACCGGCATTTCAAGTTACTCGGGCTTTTCGGCTACAATGGGTGGTAGCGTAACACGCAGCGACGCAAGCGTTACAGAACGTGGCGTAGTTTACAGCAGTACTAACACTGTACCAACTATAGGCGCAAGCGGGGTTACCAAAGCTGCTAATGGTACCGGTACCGGCAGTTTTTCTGCAAGCGTATCTGGCCTTAGCGCTGCAACAACGTACTATGTAAGGGCTTACGCTACCAGCGGTGCCGGTACTGCTTATGGCGGCGTTAACTCATTTACAACATTTTCCAATGATGCTACGCTTTCCGGCCTTAGCACCAGCGCGGGTACATTAACCCCTGCCTTTTCAAGCGCTACTGTTTCATACACGGCTTCGGTATCCAACGCTACTTCAACAATTACGGTAACGCCTGCAAAAACCGATGCCAATGCATCAATAAAAGTTAATGGTACGTCTGTAAGCTCTGGTTCGGCATCGGGCGCTATCAGTTTAAATGTTGGTGACAATGTGATAACCACAGTAGTAACCGCAGCAGATGGTGCTACAACTAAAACGTACACTATAACCGTAACCCGTGCTAAAGCAGCGCAAACCATCACATTTGCATCTGCAGCTTCCAAAACCTATGGCGATGCTGATTTTGCACCCGGCGCTACGGCCAGCAGCGGTTTAACCGTTAGCTACAGCAGCGATAATGCGGCGGTGGCAACCATAGTAAGCGGGCAGATACACATTGTAGGGCAGGGCACGGCCAATATAACCGCCTCGCAAGGCGGCGATGGAAGCTATTTACCTGCCACAAATGCGGTACAAACGCTTACCGTTAACAAATCAGCGGTTACGGTTACTGCCAATGCAGGCCAAACAAAAGTTTACGGTAATGCCGACCCAACATATGCGTACACAGTTACTTCGGGTACGGTTAAAAGCGGCGATAGCTTTAGCGGCACTTTAAGCCGTACAGCCGGCGAAAACGTGGGAGCCTATCCCATTACACAAGGAACCCTTGCGCTGAGCAATAATTATACGTTAACCTTTGTTAGCAACGATTTTGCTATTACCAAGCGTGCTATTACTATAACACCTACTACACAAACCAAGGTATACGGTAATGCGGATCCTGCATCGTTTACTTATACCATAGGTGGTTTGGGACTGGCTAACGGCGATGGGATGACGGGCCTTTTCGAAAGGCCGGCCGGCGAAAATGTCGGAGTTTATACCCTGGGGATAGGTGCCAAGCACCCCGTTAATGTAAATAACGGAGCCGACCAGAGCGCTAATTATGATATTACCTTTGTAAGCAACACCTTAACTATTACCAAAAGGCCGTTAACCATTGCTCCGCTTCCGGTAACAAAAGTTTATGGCCAGTCAGATTTCGCCGTCGGTGCACCTTACGCCCTAAACGGCACATCTGTTGCCCCGGGAGAAGGTATGACCGGCAGATTTGGCAGAGATAATACTTCTGAAAATGTGGGTGTTTATGCTTTAACATTAGGTAGCAAACACCCGGTTGATGTTAATACCGGGGAGGATAGATCTTCTAATTATGACATCTCTTTTATATCTAATACCTTTACCATCACCGCTAAATCATTAGCCGTTAATGTCTATTCCCAAACAAAGACATACGGCGATGCTGACCCTACGCTTACTTATACCAGTGCGCCTTTAGAATTTTCGGATACATTTACCGGCGCATTAACACGCGAGGCAGGCGAAGATATTGGTACTTATGCTATCAACCAGGGTACATTAGCATTAAGCAGCAATTATAACATCATATTTGTTGGTGCCAATTTAACCATTGGTGCAAAAACAATAAATGTAACGGCTAACGCACAAACCAAAACTTATGGCGATGCCGACCCTGCATTAACCTACACGGCCGATGCATTGGCAGCAGGCGACAGCTTTACAGGCGGCCTTACCAGGGATGCCGGCGAAAACGCCGGAGTTTACGCTATTACTCAGGGCACACTGGCACTAAGCAGCAACTATACTTTAAATTATACAGGCGCAAATTTATCTATAAATAAGGGTACCTTAACTTACGTGGCAACACCCGCAAGCCGCCCATATCAAAACCCCGACCCAACCTTTACCGGTACAGTAACAGGCTTTGTTAATGGCGATGATCAGGCGTCTGCAACTTCCGGCACTTTAAGCTTTTCAACTACGGCAACACAAAGCAGCCCTGTAGGAAGCTACCCCATAGCAGGGGCGGGCTTAAGCGCAGCTAACTATGATTTTGTACAGGCGGCAGCAAATAGCACCGCATTTACCATCACGGCATCTATCAACGCAACGCTTTCGGCATTAACTACCGACCAGGGTACCTTATCACCAGCGTTCAACAGTACCGATTTAAACTATAGCGCTAGTGTTGATAATACAGTAACCTCATTTAATTTTTCGGCTACAACAAGCAACCCGGATGCAACTGTTGTGGTAAACGGGCAACCCTATACATCGGGCACTACCAAAAACATAGCGCTGAACACCGGGGGTAACTATATTATTATAAACGTAACAGCGCAGGATGGTACAACAGTAAAAGGCTATTCGTTAAATATATTCAGGGCCTACTCAACCAACAATCAACTTGCAAGCCTTACTTTAAACGGTGTAACATACAGCCCCTCGTTTAATACCAATACGCTTAATTATACCGCGTCTGTTGCTAACCTTGTTGCCTCAACGGATGTAACTGCCACCGCTGCGGATAATACTGCTAAAGTGTTGGTAAATGGTTACGACCTGGCGCAAAGCAGCCCGGTTACCGTTTCATTAAATGTTGGTGAAACCGTGGTGGGGATAGTTGTTAAAGCCGAAAATGGCGACGACAGGGTATACAAGGTTATTGTAACACGCGATAAATCGGCTGATGCTACGCTGGCATCTATTGGAAACAGCAGCGTAACTTTAAACACGCCATTTATCAGTGCACTGCATAGTTATACCGCAACTGTAGCCAGCAACATCAGTTCACTCAACTTTTTACCAATCGCCTCAAGCGATAAGGCTACCATAAAAATTAATGATCAAAGTTTAAATACGGCTTTAGGTAATAACGTTAACCTGGCATTTGGCGCCAATACCATTGTTTTTGATATAACCGCGGAAGATGGCACGCATACCGGCAGCTATACCTTAAATGTTTACAGGGCGCGGTCATCAGATGCCACCCTTACTAATCTATCTTTCCCGTCTATAACATCCCTGAATGAAACGTTTGACCCCGCGGTGTATTCATACACCGCCACTGTAGCTGATTCTACCTACACAGGGATCCCGTTAACTGCTGTTTCTGCCGATGTTAATGCTGTTGTTAAAATAGACGGCACGGTAGTTCCACGTTTTCAAAATTATACGCTGCCAGTGCATGGCGGCCCAAATACCTATAAAATAGTTGTTACCTCGCAGGACACCAGTGCGGTTAAAACCTATACACTGGTACTTACACGTGCAGGTACGCCTCCGCCGGTACTTTCGCCTGTTGCCGAATTGGCGGCAATAACTATTACAGGCGGCACAGGTTTCTCCAAAAATTTCAACTTATCATATGACGAACTTACAACCGTTAACGCGCCCAACAGTGTTACTGCAGTAGCGATACTCCCGGTTTCGGCAAATTCGGTATCAACCGTGACCGTTAACGGCCAAACCGTACCTTATGATAATTTTACCGGTCAGTTGCCTTTAGCGGTTGGCGATAATACTTATACAATAATTGTGACCTCGCAGGATGGGGCAAATACCAAGACTTATACACTGCACATTAACAGGTTGCCTTATGCCGATATAACACTGGCATCGTTAACCATAAACAAGGGTACTTTGACCCCGGCGTTTGCCCCGGGCACCAAAACTTATACGGTAACTGTACCTAATATTGTAAATGAATTGACCGTTACACCGGTAGCCAGCAGTAATACCGCAACTATAGCCATAGGCGCTACTACCATTAACGCATCAACACCGTCGGCTACGGTTAGTTTACCATTTATAAACAACCCCGCAAACAGAATAAGGGTTGTGGTAACAGCTGCCGACGGCGTAAACACACAAACGTATACGTTAAATGTAACCCGCGAACTTTCAGCGGTAACGGCAGCCAGTTTTGTGTTGACACCATCATCAAAATTAGTAGCAAGTACGGGTGCTGCGAATGTAAACTATGTTACTTCTGTTGACCCTGCCACAACAAGTGTGAGCATAAAACCAACTTTAGTTGATGCAGACGGTATGGTTACCATTAATGGCAACCCTGTTACATCCGGTACGGCATCGGCACCCATAACGCTTAGCGGTACCGCAACACTTATAAACATAGTTGTAACAGCGCCTAATGGCAGCACCGTAAAAACATATGGTATCACGGTGAACCGTATGGGGTCAAACAACTCTACCATCGATTTAAAACTTACCCCTGCCTCTAAACTTATTGCAACCACAGGCACCAGCACTGTAAACTATGTAACTTCGGTAGACCCTGCTACAACAAGTGTAACGGTTACACCGGTAGCTCAAAATGCAGGTGCAGTTATTATGATAAATGGTGAGCAGGTTAACAGCGGTACACCGTCTGGCGCAATTCCGTTAAACGGAGGTACAACGGTGATCAATACGGTTGTAACCTCGCAGGATGGTACATCTGTAAAAACGTATAGTGTTACTGTAAACCGCACAGGATCAAATAATGCAATTGCAACCTTGAAAATTAACCCGTTATCTACCCTAACATTGGTTGATGGCCCAAGTACGCAAAATTACATAACATCGGTTGACCCCGGAACAACAAGTGTAACGGTTACACCAACCGCCCAAAATGCAGGTGCAACCATAACGGTTAATGGCGCTATAGTAGTAAGTGGCATGGCATCAGATCCGATTGCGCTTTCGGGAGTAAGCACAACCATTAATACCATAGTAACTGCCCAGGATGGCACAACCATTAAAACATATAGCATTACCGTTAACCGTACCGGATCAACCAACGCGTTTGCAAGTTTAAAACTCGATCCGGCTTCGCCTTTGGTAAGTGCAGATGGTCCCGGCACAGTTAATTATACAACTACGGTAACTCCTACCACCTCAAGTGTGAAGGTTACAACAGCTACACAGGAACCTAATGCAACTATAAAGGTAAATGGCGTATCTCAAATTAGCGGCGTCCCTTCGGCCCCTATACCGCTTAACGTAGGTGTCAACACTATCGAGACGGTGGTTACCGCGCAGGATGGTGTTACTGCCCGCTCGTATATAATTACAGCTACCAGGCCAAGATCAAACAACGCCATAGCCAGCCTTAAACTTACCCCGGCTTCATCATTGGTTGCTGCAACCGGCACAAGTACAGTTAATTACGCTGCTTTTGTAGCGCCATCAACTACAAGCGTGATAATTACGCCAACAGCTGAAGACGCAAACGCTACCATTAAGGTAAACGGCGTATCTGTAGTAAGCGGCAGTCCTTCTGCCCCTATAGCGCTTAACGCCGGTGCTACGCTGATCACCACCGTAGTAACTGCCGATGACGGTACCACGGTAAGGTCATACAGCATAACCGTGAACCGCACCGGTTCAAATAATGCTATTGTGAAACTGAAGCTTACACCCGCATCAACCCTTATTACAACCACGGGTGTAAGTACTGTTAATTACAATGCCATGGTAGCGCCCGATATAACCAGCGTAAATGTAACCCCGGTAGCGCAGGACCCTACAGCTACGATAACCATAAACGGGGTAAACGTGGCTACAGGTACGGCTTCGGCGGCTATTCCGCTCAATGACGGCCCTACGCTTATAAATACGGTGGTAACAGCACAAGACGGAGTTACAATAAAAACATATAGTATTACGGTATACCGTACCGGTTCAAACAATGCTATATTGTCTTCTATCAGATTAAGTCCTAACAAGCTTCTTACTGCCACCACGGGGAGCGCTACGGTTAATTACTCGGCTAATGTAGATTTTGGTACCACCAGTATTGCTGTGGTTCCCGTAGCGCAGCAAGCCGATGCCACCATAGATGTTGCGGGCGAGTTGGTAGCCAGCGGTGCAACATCAACCCCTATAGCATTAAGCGTAGGTGCTAATACTATCCTTACCACTGTTACAGCGCAGGATGGTTCAACAGTAAAAACCTATGCCATAACAGTGAACAGGGCACCCAATACCTTTATGGTTAATAAAGCTGATAGCAAGCTGCTGTTTGCCAATAATTCAGGTAATAACCTGACGCTGGCAGATGATGACGGAGTTGTAGTGCACCAGGGTGTATCACCAAATGGTGATGGCTCAAATGATTTCCTTTACATTGAAGGTATCGATGCTTATGCAGGCAACAAGCTTTCTATCATGAACACCAGCGGCAGCCTGGTATTCCAGGCCAGCAATTACGGTAAGGACGGCAATAACGTTTTTGATGGGCACTCAAATAAAACCGGTGCGCAGCTTAAACCGGGCACTTACTACTATAGTCTGGAGTATAAAGTTGGAAACGACAATAAACGCAAAACAGGCTATATCATACTGAAGTATTAA
- a CDS encoding PorP/SprF family type IX secretion system membrane protein has translation MAQQQIYAYSQYADNLTPINPAYSLLDKAGSVSLMGRKQFIGVEGAPTSLLFSGSLPVESIGGAAGIYVLNDQVAVEKQLEVNAFFAKAVQLSANDYLAVSLNAGVRNYTADYSSLDAYDPQFRDDVRETKPNIGFGVMFYSSKYYIGVSVPELTIRSLGTASVQDANYLKNHYYFSGAYLADLSEDIKFKPSTLVSFVNGDNMLADFTGTIYLKEQLGLGAGYRTNKRASGIISVNTDTFKVGYSYQFGVSSGNLGGFNTAIHEVSLSYRFGKTAERKLL, from the coding sequence ATGGCACAGCAGCAGATATACGCCTACAGCCAATATGCCGATAATTTAACACCCATAAACCCTGCATACTCCTTATTGGATAAGGCAGGCAGCGTAAGCCTGATGGGGCGCAAGCAATTCATAGGGGTAGAAGGCGCCCCCACCAGTTTGTTGTTCAGTGGCAGCCTGCCGGTAGAGTCGATAGGCGGGGCGGCAGGGATATACGTGCTAAACGACCAGGTAGCAGTAGAAAAGCAATTGGAAGTGAACGCTTTTTTTGCCAAAGCTGTACAGCTATCTGCAAACGATTACCTTGCGGTATCGTTAAATGCCGGTGTGCGGAACTATACTGCCGATTATTCGTCTCTTGACGCTTATGACCCGCAGTTTAGGGATGATGTGCGCGAAACAAAGCCAAATATTGGTTTTGGGGTGATGTTTTACAGCAGTAAATACTATATCGGCGTATCTGTACCAGAACTTACCATTCGTAGCCTGGGCACCGCATCTGTGCAGGACGCCAACTATCTGAAAAATCACTATTACTTTTCGGGCGCATACCTTGCCGACTTAAGCGAGGACATCAAGTTTAAACCATCAACCCTGGTATCATTTGTAAATGGGGATAATATGCTGGCCGATTTTACAGGCACCATTTATTTAAAAGAACAGCTTGGCCTGGGTGCGGGGTATCGCACCAATAAAAGGGCTTCAGGCATTATATCTGTAAATACAGATACGTTTAAAGTAGGGTATAGCTACCAGTTTGGCGTATCATCAGGCAACCTTGGCGGCTTTAATACGGCCATACACGAGGTTAGTTTGAGCTACCGGTTTGGTAAAACCGCCGAGCGAAAGCTGTTATAA